One Fusarium falciforme chromosome 1, complete sequence genomic window carries:
- a CDS encoding Palmitoyltransferase PFA4, with protein MAGFNDAPFIRGLAVPSVCTLITFLGYFSQLVFSYSTLDPGPPSRSETILFNGLLLVLWITYYRAVTVDPGRYVFKDRVIDADGQRWCNKCSAPKPPRSHHCRHCARCVPKMDHHCPWTRNCVSMTTFPHFLRFLIYTNLSLWMLAYLLWQRFAVLWEQRLMPAYLGPSLLGLISLSLITLIDFFTTVALGIMLINTVRAWIFNQTMIEGWEQERHEALIDRGVKDWWDVTGPDGEKVRFEKLEFPYDIGFFANMSQAMGTRNVLWWFWPLAGNPVIAKDGRGSGWTWEENGFNRVEGLWPPPDPDKIRRAGRGWPAANRNYAEELRQANLNPEEFKAEFQRRQDEDSRRRRRQLMAELEEVDDFDMYDDEEYDHGFDGGMGWTNSDGDRLRDYGVDEEESEPEFEDEDVPLAELIRRRKVLQKDNYDD; from the coding sequence ATGGCCGGCTTCAACGATGCGCCCTTCATCAGGGGCCTAGCCGTGCCCTCCGTCTGTACCCTGATAACCTTTCTCGGCTACTTTTCCCAGCTCGTCTTCTCCTACTCGACACTCGACCCGGGCCCGCCCTCACGCTCCGAGACGATCCTCTTCaacggcctcctcctcgtcctctggATAACATACTACCGCGCCGTCACCGTCGACCCGGGCCGTTACGTCTTCAAGGACCGCGTTATCGACGCAGATGGACAGCGCTGGTGCAACAAGTGCTCGGCGCCTAAGCCGCCGAGGTCTCACCACTGCCGCCATTGTGCGAGGTGCGTGCCAAAGATGGATCATCATTGCCCGTGGACGCGTAACTGCGTGTCCATGACAACGTTTCCGCACTTCTTGCGCTTCCTCATCTACACGAACCTGTCGCTCTGGATGCTCGCATACCTCCTGTGGCAGCGCTTCGCCGTCCTTTGGGAACAGCGCCTCATGCCTGCATACCTGGGTCccagcctccttggccttatATCGCTCTCCCTGATCACGCTTATCGACTTCTTCACCACTGTAGCGCTCGGTATCATGCTCATCAACACGGTCAGAGCTTGGATCTTCAACCAGACCATGATCGAGGGCTGGGAACAGGAGCGTCATGAGGCCCTCATTGACAGGGGCGTCAAGGACTGGTGGGACGTTACGGGGCCCGATGGTGAAAAGGTCCGcttcgagaagctcgagttCCCATATGACATTGGCTTCTTCGCAAACATGTCCCAGGCCATGGGCACCCGTAACGTCCTCTGGTGGTTCTGGCCCCTCGCGGGGAACCCCGTCATTGCAAAGGACGGCCGCGGGTCCGGCTGGACATGGGAGGAGAACGGCTTCAACCGTGTCGAGGGTCTCTGGCCGCCGCCTGACCCGGATAAGATTCGCCGAGCAGGGCGGGGTTGGCCGGCCGCGAACCGCAACTACGCCGAGGAGCTCCGCCAGGCGAATCTGAACCCGGAGGAGTTCAAGGCCGAGTTTCAGCGACGACAGGATGAGGATTCGAGGAGACGCAGGAGGCAGCTCATGGCCGAGCTGGAAGAGGTGGACGACTTTGACATgtacgacgatgaagagtaTGACCACGGCTTCGACGGGGGCATGGGCTGGACAAACTCAGACGGAGACCGTTTACGAGACTATGGagttgatgaggaagagtCAGAGCCCGAgtttgaggacgaggatgtccCACTCGCAGAGCTCATACGAAGAAGAAAAGTCCTACAAAAGGACAACTACGACGATTAA